The proteins below are encoded in one region of Bacillus alveayuensis:
- a CDS encoding undecaprenyl-diphosphatase (product_source=KO:K19302; cath_funfam=1.20.144.10; cog=COG0671; ko=KO:K19302; pfam=PF01569; superfamily=48317; transmembrane_helix_parts=Outside_1_31,TMhelix_32_54,Inside_55_60,TMhelix_61_80,Outside_81_112,TMhelix_113_135,Inside_136_155,TMhelix_156_175,Outside_176_176) — protein MSKLIGNIYDFECKLFKFVNRHFEKKVLNHYFRMITHIGGAAFTISLCLFLIFLTKEPIKIVAISSGAALLFSHIPVAIMKRIYPRKRPYIVLHETKVLQNPLTDHSFPSGHTTAIFSVITPFILFIPKLAILLFPIAFNVAISRIYLGLHYPSDVLAGMFLGSFVGAICYTSIFL, from the coding sequence TTGAGTAAGCTGATTGGGAACATTTATGACTTTGAATGTAAATTATTTAAGTTCGTAAACCGACACTTCGAAAAGAAAGTATTAAATCATTATTTTCGTATGATCACTCATATCGGCGGTGCTGCATTTACCATTTCCTTATGCCTTTTCCTTATTTTCTTAACAAAGGAGCCGATTAAAATCGTGGCTATTTCAAGTGGCGCCGCTTTATTGTTTAGCCACATCCCAGTGGCGATCATGAAAAGAATTTATCCCCGTAAACGCCCTTATATTGTGCTGCATGAAACAAAAGTATTACAAAATCCTTTAACAGATCATTCTTTTCCATCTGGTCATACTACCGCAATTTTTTCAGTCATTACACCGTTTATTTTATTCATACCTAAACTAGCTATTCTCTTATTCCCAATAGCCTTCAATGTAGCCATTTCTCGTATATATTTGGGGCTGCATTACCCTTCCGATGTACTTGCAGGGATGTTTCTTGGTAGTTTCGTAGGTGCCATTTGTTATACATCCATTTTCTTATGA
- a CDS encoding 16S rRNA C1402 N4-methylase RsmH (product_source=COG0275; cath_funfam=3.40.50.150; cog=COG0275; pfam=PF06962; superfamily=53335) codes for MKLDRILPFAKKLLETAVAKGDIVVDATVGNGHDTVFLAHLVGENGQVFGYDIQQEAIMHTKQKLLENNLLNRVTLFHQSHSEILKTIPAAYHGKIAGAMFNLGYLPGGDKRIVTKPHTTMSAIKQLLSILKREGIIVLVIYHGHQEGKVERDAVVQFVQSLDQKVAHVLEYRFINQKNNPPFIIAIEKC; via the coding sequence ATGAAGCTTGATCGCATCCTCCCTTTTGCAAAAAAATTATTAGAAACAGCTGTAGCTAAAGGTGATATTGTCGTTGATGCAACGGTTGGCAACGGGCACGACACCGTTTTTTTAGCCCATTTAGTTGGTGAAAATGGCCAAGTTTTTGGCTACGATATTCAACAAGAGGCTATTATGCACACGAAACAAAAATTATTAGAAAACAACCTGTTAAATAGAGTGACATTATTTCATCAAAGTCATAGTGAGATTTTAAAAACGATTCCAGCAGCATACCACGGAAAAATAGCTGGTGCTATGTTTAACCTCGGTTATTTGCCTGGCGGAGACAAAAGAATAGTCACAAAACCTCATACAACCATGTCAGCGATTAAACAGCTATTATCCATATTAAAGAGGGAAGGAATCATCGTACTTGTTATTTATCATGGACATCAAGAGGGAAAAGTAGAACGAGATGCTGTTGTCCAATTTGTCCAAAGCTTGGATCAAAAGGTAGCACACGTTCTCGAATATCGATTTATCAATCAAAAAAACAACCCACCATTTATTATTGCGATTGAAAAATGTTAA
- a CDS encoding carbonic anhydrase/acetyltransferase-like protein (isoleucine patch superfamily) (product_source=COG0663; cath_funfam=2.160.10.10; cog=COG0663; pfam=PF00132; superfamily=51161), translating to MIYPYKNTKPKIAKTAYIADYVTITGDVQIGEHSSIWFQTVIRGDVSPTIIGNRVNIQDQCCLHQSPNKPLVIEDDVTVGHQVLIHSAIIRKNALIGMGSIILDGAEIGEGAFIGAGSLVPPGKKIPPNCLAFGRPAKVIRELTDQDHKEMERIRREYVEKGQYYKQTNPIQKEE from the coding sequence ATGATTTATCCTTACAAAAATACAAAGCCTAAAATTGCAAAAACTGCCTATATTGCCGATTATGTCACCATTACGGGTGATGTTCAAATTGGGGAGCATTCAAGCATTTGGTTTCAAACTGTCATCCGCGGTGATGTATCTCCAACGATAATCGGCAACCGCGTGAATATACAAGATCAGTGTTGTCTACATCAAAGTCCAAACAAGCCTTTAGTCATTGAAGATGATGTTACGGTTGGACATCAAGTATTAATACATAGTGCCATTATACGGAAAAACGCTCTCATTGGCATGGGATCAATTATTCTTGATGGTGCCGAAATCGGGGAGGGGGCATTTATCGGTGCTGGAAGCTTAGTTCCACCTGGCAAAAAAATCCCTCCGAATTGCTTAGCCTTCGGTCGACCTGCAAAAGTCATTCGTGAATTAACGGATCAAGACCATAAGGAAATGGAACGGATTCGCCGTGAGTATGTTGAAAAAGGCCAATATTATAAGCAAACAAATCCTATTCAGAAAGAAGAATAA
- a CDS encoding lysophospholipase (product_source=KO:K01048; cath_funfam=3.40.50.1820; cog=COG2267; ko=KO:K01048; pfam=PF12146; superfamily=53474), translating to MWKWTAEEGKAVIVMIHGAAEHHGRYKWLIEMWRLAGYHVVMGDLPGHGTTSRKRGHIQSFDEYVECVDGWIRYAKSFHLPIFLLGHSMGGLVAIRTLQEKKPKLQGVILSSPCLGLIHKPNKVLDVLSKGLNIFVPSIRFDSKLNVKIATRNKEVQHKDENDPLYVKKVSVRWYRELLQGIEQAFEKVAQFPNTPLLLMQGGDDKIVDKAFVKKWFHQLNIQDKTYLEWDGLYHEIFNEPERELVFEKAKQFVEGQRTKHYDAQRGDNI from the coding sequence ATGTGGAAGTGGACAGCGGAGGAAGGGAAGGCTGTGATCGTCATGATTCATGGGGCAGCTGAACATCACGGACGTTATAAATGGCTAATCGAAATGTGGCGTTTAGCTGGGTATCATGTTGTCATGGGAGATTTACCTGGGCATGGAACAACTTCTCGAAAAAGGGGACATATTCAATCGTTTGATGAATATGTAGAATGTGTTGATGGGTGGATACGTTATGCAAAATCATTTCACTTGCCAATTTTTTTATTAGGTCATAGCATGGGTGGACTTGTGGCTATAAGAACATTACAAGAAAAGAAGCCAAAGCTGCAAGGTGTAATTTTATCATCACCTTGTTTAGGTCTTATACATAAACCAAATAAGGTACTTGATGTACTTTCAAAAGGATTAAATATATTTGTGCCATCGATTCGCTTTGATTCGAAATTAAATGTCAAAATAGCAACTAGAAATAAAGAAGTACAGCATAAGGACGAAAATGATCCGTTATATGTGAAAAAAGTATCTGTAAGATGGTATCGTGAATTGCTTCAAGGGATCGAACAAGCTTTTGAAAAAGTGGCACAATTTCCTAATACCCCACTTCTTTTAATGCAAGGAGGAGATGATAAAATAGTTGATAAAGCCTTTGTGAAGAAATGGTTTCATCAGTTAAATATTCAAGATAAAACGTATTTAGAGTGGGACGGCTTATATCACGAAATATTCAATGAACCTGAACGGGAGCTTGTTTTTGAAAAAGCGAAGCAATTTGTTGAAGGACAACGAACGAAACATTATGACGCCCAGAGAGGTGACAATATTTGA
- a CDS encoding tetraprenyl-beta-curcumene synthase (product_source=KO:K16188; ko=KO:K16188; pfam=PF10776; superfamily=48576), which translates to MSIPEHPITLMRKVYRDVLPTVHHYLKYWKKRAENIPNEELKKQALNSIQTKTFHCEGGSILSIIARNHLETCIEFIVAYQTISDYLDNLCDRSTSLDPKDFRMLHQSMDDALTINADVKNYYQFRKDQDDGGYLQDLVLTCQRILRKLKHYPLIVDHLRELCRYYCDLQVHKHVKVDERIPRLEKWFESYRPHLPEMEWYEFSACAGSTLGIFCLVSYAFQEHFTEELAKQIKYGYFPYVQGLHILLDYFIDQQEDEQEGDLNFCHYYESETMLLNRLEHFVIEADKSLQGIPHEKFHRLINRGLLGIYLSDDKVYEQKQLWKAVRKLIRLGGSTSIFFYLNGRAYRTFQKWNLLKSS; encoded by the coding sequence TTGAGCATTCCAGAACATCCAATCACGTTAATGAGAAAAGTTTATCGAGATGTATTACCGACCGTACATCATTATTTAAAATATTGGAAAAAAAGAGCAGAAAATATTCCAAATGAGGAATTAAAAAAGCAAGCACTTAATAGTATTCAAACTAAAACCTTTCATTGTGAAGGCGGCAGTATTTTATCTATTATTGCCAGAAATCATTTGGAAACGTGTATAGAGTTTATTGTAGCCTATCAAACGATAAGCGATTATTTGGATAATTTATGTGATCGGAGTACCTCTTTGGATCCGAAAGATTTTCGCATGCTTCATCAATCGATGGATGATGCTCTTACGATTAATGCAGATGTAAAAAATTATTATCAATTTCGAAAAGACCAAGATGATGGCGGATATTTGCAGGATCTTGTGTTAACTTGTCAACGTATATTACGAAAGCTAAAACATTATCCTCTAATCGTCGATCATTTACGAGAGCTTTGTCGATATTATTGTGATTTGCAAGTACATAAGCATGTGAAAGTTGATGAAAGAATTCCGCGATTAGAAAAATGGTTTGAAAGCTATCGCCCGCACTTACCAGAGATGGAATGGTATGAGTTTTCGGCTTGTGCAGGATCGACATTAGGCATTTTTTGTTTAGTCTCTTATGCATTTCAAGAACATTTTACAGAAGAGCTTGCTAAACAAATAAAATACGGATATTTTCCGTATGTTCAAGGTCTCCATATTTTGCTTGATTATTTCATTGATCAACAAGAGGATGAACAAGAAGGGGATTTAAATTTCTGCCATTATTATGAGAGTGAAACAATGTTATTGAATCGTCTTGAGCATTTTGTAATCGAAGCGGATAAAAGTTTGCAAGGCATTCCACATGAAAAATTCCACCGCCTCATTAATAGAGGGCTGCTTGGTATTTATTTATCAGATGATAAGGTTTATGAACAAAAACAATTATGGAAGGCTGTTCGAAAGCTGATACGTTTAGGGGGATCTACTTCGATTTTCTTTTATTTAAATGGCCGTGCTTATCGAACATTTCAAAAATGGAACTTATTAAAGTCTTCTTAA
- a CDS encoding radical SAM protein (TIGR01212 family) (product_source=TIGR01212; cath_funfam=3.20.20.70; cog=COG1242; ko=KO:K07139; pfam=PF04055,PF16199; smart=SM00729; superfamily=102114; tigrfam=TIGR01212) encodes MKNVNPFPYSNDHKRYHTWNYHLRKTFGHKVFKVALDGGFDCPNRDGTVAHGGCTFCSAAGSGDFAGNRADDLVTQFNEIKNKMHEKWKDGKYMAYFQAFTNTHAPVEVLREKYETVLGLDGVVGLSIATRPDCLPDDVVEYLAELNERIYLWVELGLQTVHQKTADLINRAHDYECYIEGVQKLRKHGIRVCSHIINGLPLETYDMMMETAREVAKLDVQGIKIHLLHLLKGTPMVKQYEKGMLQFLSFEEYVSLVCDQLEILPPEMIIHRITGDGPIDLMIGPMWSVNKWEVLNAIDWELERRNSYQGKYYKSEQVKTK; translated from the coding sequence GTGAAAAATGTAAATCCATTTCCTTATTCAAATGACCATAAACGTTATCATACATGGAATTATCACCTAAGGAAAACGTTTGGACATAAAGTGTTTAAAGTAGCACTTGACGGCGGCTTTGATTGTCCAAACCGCGATGGGACCGTCGCCCATGGGGGATGTACTTTTTGTAGTGCTGCTGGTTCAGGTGATTTTGCCGGTAACAGAGCTGACGACTTAGTCACACAGTTCAATGAAATTAAAAATAAAATGCACGAAAAATGGAAAGATGGCAAATATATGGCCTATTTTCAAGCTTTTACAAACACACACGCACCTGTTGAAGTTTTACGCGAAAAATACGAAACCGTTCTTGGACTAGATGGTGTCGTCGGACTTTCCATTGCAACTCGACCTGACTGTTTGCCTGATGATGTTGTTGAATATTTAGCGGAGTTGAATGAGCGCATCTATTTATGGGTGGAGTTAGGATTGCAAACGGTCCATCAAAAAACTGCGGATTTAATTAATCGTGCTCATGATTATGAATGCTATATCGAAGGTGTGCAAAAGCTTCGCAAACATGGAATCCGCGTTTGCTCTCATATTATAAACGGTCTCCCACTCGAAACGTATGATATGATGATGGAAACGGCACGCGAAGTGGCCAAGCTCGATGTCCAAGGCATTAAAATTCACTTGCTTCACCTCTTAAAAGGAACCCCGATGGTCAAGCAATATGAAAAAGGCATGCTTCAATTTTTATCGTTTGAAGAATACGTAAGCTTAGTATGCGACCAATTAGAAATATTACCACCGGAAATGATTATTCATCGCATCACAGGTGATGGTCCGATTGATTTAATGATTGGTCCAATGTGGAGTGTCAATAAATGGGAGGTATTAAATGCCATTGACTGGGAGCTAGAAAGACGAAACAGCTATCAAGGGAAATATTACAAAAGTGAACAGGTGAAGACCAAATGA
- a CDS encoding glycosyltransferase involved in cell wall biosynthesis (product_source=COG0438; cath_funfam=3.40.50.2000; cog=COG0438; pfam=PF00534,PF13439; superfamily=53756) yields MKVAIFTDTFFPDVNGVARTLKRFTHHLQERGHQFRIFAPESTNDHLFSNHIYRFTSLPFFLYPECRLALPNMLQVKAELLRFQPDIIHIATPFNVGLCGLHYAKKLNIPLVGSYHTDFDQYLEYYDLQIFAKLLWKYMHWFYRPFRKIFVPSHFTLEQLKRHGFANMSIWSRGVDCKLFHPHYDKLEVRQKYGINEKYILSYVGRIAPEKDIETLLNIINQLPNDIARNVRWLIVGDGPLMTYMKEKASENVTFTGYLNGTELAKIYSTSDIFVFPSPTETFGNVVLEAIASGTPVIGANSGGVKNIIQHGKTGILCEPKNTEQFIDRITDLLTHHSMRIQMGHEARNYSLSQTWEQILDRLIKEYEEVIHDENGVQYA; encoded by the coding sequence ATGAAGGTTGCTATTTTCACAGATACGTTTTTTCCTGATGTAAACGGGGTAGCACGAACATTAAAAAGGTTTACTCACCACTTACAGGAGCGAGGTCATCAATTCCGTATATTTGCACCTGAAAGTACGAACGATCATTTATTTTCAAATCATATATATCGTTTTACAAGTTTGCCGTTTTTTCTCTATCCTGAATGCCGCCTCGCTTTACCTAATATGCTTCAAGTGAAAGCAGAGTTGCTACGTTTTCAACCAGATATTATTCATATTGCTACACCTTTTAATGTTGGCTTATGCGGGTTACACTACGCAAAAAAATTAAATATTCCATTAGTCGGCTCCTATCATACTGATTTTGATCAATACTTAGAATATTATGATTTGCAAATCTTTGCGAAATTACTTTGGAAATATATGCACTGGTTTTATCGACCTTTTCGAAAAATTTTCGTACCATCCCATTTTACATTGGAACAATTAAAAAGACATGGATTTGCAAACATGTCTATATGGTCAAGGGGTGTCGATTGCAAACTGTTTCATCCCCATTATGATAAGCTGGAGGTTCGACAAAAATATGGTATAAACGAAAAATATATTTTATCTTACGTAGGCCGAATCGCTCCCGAAAAAGATATTGAGACATTATTAAACATTATCAATCAGCTTCCTAATGATATAGCGAGAAATGTACGCTGGCTTATTGTCGGTGACGGTCCATTAATGACGTATATGAAAGAAAAAGCGTCTGAAAATGTGACCTTTACTGGATATTTAAATGGAACGGAACTCGCTAAAATTTATTCTACCAGTGATATATTTGTATTCCCTTCCCCAACAGAAACATTTGGAAATGTCGTTTTAGAGGCAATAGCATCTGGAACTCCTGTCATTGGAGCGAACTCAGGTGGTGTTAAAAATATTATTCAACACGGTAAAACGGGGATCCTATGTGAACCAAAAAATACAGAACAATTTATTGATCGCATAACCGATTTATTAACACATCACTCCATGCGAATCCAAATGGGGCATGAAGCTCGAAATTACTCACTCTCCCAAACATGGGAACAAATATTAGATCGATTAATAAAAGAATATGAAGAAGTCATACACGACGAAAACGGTGTTCAATATGCCTAG